The following are from one region of the Ochotona princeps isolate mOchPri1 chromosome 4, mOchPri1.hap1, whole genome shotgun sequence genome:
- the LOC131480144 gene encoding interferon regulatory factor 7-like — protein sequence MAKAPERNAPRPRFGDWLLSQVSSGHYAGLRWLDEARTRFRVPWKHFGRRDLSEADAHIFKAWAVARGRWPPSSLGGDLLFSEAAQRAGWKTNFRCALESTRRFELLQDNSGDPADPHKVFQLLAGPQCTNGGHLPSAKGPQVLAAQPLAPGPNASRGVAEEAVLGDAPPAQMALAADWGAGDPSPLAGLPGPGEDILLQALQQSCLEAWRVDPTPPQPLGPGLPAAELFATPGPRPALPAMQAGEASCGWPTPPSQPAVHTEPNPGILDVTILYKGHQVLHKVVGQLSCVFLYDTPSQAWGLPGPQQVAFPSPAALPDQKQLRYTEELLRHVDPGLQLELRDGGLWALRKGRCRVYWEVGGPLVSDRPSSPARLLARNCSTPIFNFGVFFQELAEFRAQLRRASPNYTIYLGFGKDLAAGRSKERSLVLVKLEPWLCRAHLEEAQRQGLSSLDSSSLGLSVSSTNSLYNDIDNFLMELAASEPQ from the exons ATGGCCAAAGCTCCCGAAAG GAACGCCCCGCGCCCACGTTTTGGGGATTGGCTGCTGAGCCAGGTGAGCAGCGGCCACTACGCGGGGCTGCGCTGGCTGGACGAGGCCCGCACGCGCTTCCGTGTGCCCTGGAAGCACTTCGGGCGCAGGGACCTGAGCGAGGCAGACGCACACATCTTCAAG GCCTGGGCGGTGGCTCGCGGCAGGTGGCCTCCCAGCAGCCTCGGAGGTGATCTGCTGTTCTCAGAGGCTGCCCAACGCGCTGGCTGGAAAACCAACTTCCGCTGCGCGCTGGAGAGTACGCGGCGCTTCGAGCTGCTGCAGGACAACTCGGGCGATCCCGCTGACCCGCACAAGGTGTTCCAGCTGCTCGCAGGGCCGCAATGCACAAATGGGGGCCACCTGCCCTCTGCCAAGGGGCCCCAAGTGCTGGCAGCCCAGCCGCTTGCTCCCGGCCCTAACGCCTCTCGCGGTGTGGCAGAGGAAGCTGTTCTGGGAGATGCCCCACCTGCACAGATGGCCTTGGCGGCAGACTGGGGGGCTGGGGACCCCAGCCCTCTGGCTGGCCTACCTGGCCCCGGAGAGGACATCTTACTTCAGGCTCTGCAGCAGAGCTGCCTAGAAGCTTGGCGGGTAGACCcgaccccaccccagcctctaG GCCCGGGGCTGCCTGCTGCAGAGCTGTTTGCCACCCCAGGCCCTCGGCCCGCACTCCCAGCTATGCAGGCAGGTGAGGCCTCATGTGGCTGGCCCACGCCACCCTCACAACCTGCTGTGCACACAGAGCCCAACCCTGGCATCCTGGATGTGACCATCCTCTACAAGGGCCACCAGGTTCTGCACAAGGTGGTGGGTCAGCTGAGCTGCGTGTTCCTGTATGACACCCCGAGCCAAGCCTGGGGGCTCCCAGGGCCCCAGCAGGtggccttccccagccctgcagcgctcccagaccagaagcagctgCGCTACACGGAAGAGCTGCTGCGACACGTGGACCCGGGCCTGCAGCTCGAGCTGCGGGATGGAGGACTGTGGGCCCTGCGCAAGGGCAGGTGCCGGGTCTACTGGGAGGTGGGCGGGCCCCTGGTCTCCGACAGGCCCTCCTCCCCCGCCCGGCTGCTGGCACGCAACTGCAGTACCCCCATCTTCAACTTCGGGGTCTTTTTCCAAG AGCTTGCAGAGTTCCGGGCACAGCTTCGCAGGGCCTCCCCGAACTACACCATCTACCTGGGCTTTGGGAAGGACCTGGCGGCTGGCAGGTCCAAGGAGAGAAGCCTGGTTCTGGTCAAG CTGGAGCCATGGCTGTGCCGCGCCCACCTGGAGGAAGCACAGCGCCAGGGCCTGTCGTCCCTGgacagcagcagcctgggcctgTCCGTGTCCAGCACCAACAGCCTCTACAACGACATTGACAATTTCCTCATGGAGTTGGCTGCCTCAGAGCCCCAATAA
- the LOC101519413 gene encoding cadherin-related family member 5, which produces MGAWPQLWPPLVLALLLTALLGQSPGAEAQGCSVNPTIVEIEENTHRSEALAHLVIPDGQQVVLGPSTTTGAFRIEGTELFLNVTPDYEDTPWLFAELQCMRGTTLVTTLNVDVVVLDLNDNAPEFPFSSLEKSVEEDTKVDTTIIPEEELEAQDLDQNDILFYTLRELTQGASSFFSLVGENRPALKLTRTLDYDKFSSMTLELLARDTWEENEQPSHTATATLILTVLPTDLRPPWFLPCSYSDGYVCIQAQYHGAVPTGHTLSEPLVLRPGPIYAKDGDTAIGQRIIYSLLSGNQDATFTIDAASGNLTMAKSVPHPMTFLLVVKGEQEDLARYSVTQVTVEARAATGSPPYFAQTLYRGIVAPGSTAGVAVQDATAPPEPLRLHAQDDDFPDLNSAITYRVTNCSEFRMDGEALLTASSELPQDHIFYCEVEAKNTVTESTATTVVEIHVLVQNPLPTEPSGYSARDMAALGGTLGGLLLLALVGLVFLSLKLYGHQLKCCARKVLEPVPRGLDNQAFQSDPYDDDNASVSSTPNAEPAPPSPPVADPDPAPPSPAPSDSAPGSPAAPVRTQGSPEAVRSILTKERRPESGYKAVWFGEDIGAEADVVVLNTPGMDGADAEADDDDDPENTYCINVQARGSRELFVRETPAARVRPATTVQT; this is translated from the exons ATGggggcctggccccagctgtggcCTCCGCTAGTGCTGGCCCTGCTGCTCACCGCCTTGCTGGGCCAATCCCCGGGGGCTGAGGCCCAGG GCTGCTCTGTGAACCCAACCATCGTGGAAATTGAGGAGAACACCCACAGATCGGAGGCCCTGGCCCACCTAGTGATCCCAGATGGCCAGCAGGTGGTCCTAGGGCCCTCAACCACCACTGGTGCGTTTAGGATTGAGGGGACCGAACTGTTTCTCAACGTGACTCCTGATTATGAG GACACTCCATGGCTGTTTGCTGAACTTCAGTGCATGAGGGGGACCACTCTG GTGACCACGCTGAACGTGGACGTGGTAGTGCTGGATCTGAACGACAATGCCCCAGAGTTCCCCTTCAGCAGCCTCGAGAAGTCCGTGGAGGAG GACACTAAAGTGGACACCACAATCATCCCTGAGGAGGAGCTGGAGGCCCAGGACCTGGACCAGAATGACATCTTGTTCTACACGCTCCGGGAGCTGACCCAG ggtgccagcagcttcttctcccTGGTGGGTGAAAACCGTCCAGCACTGAAGCTGACCCGCACCCTGGACTACGACAAGTTCTCGAGCATGACCTTGGAGCTGCTGGCACGG GACACCTGGGAGGAGAACGAGCAGCCCAGCCATACGGCCACGGCCACACTGATCCTGACGGTGCTGCCCACTGATCTGCGGCCACCCTGGTTCCTGCCCTGCAGCTATTCGGATGGCTACGTCTGCATCCAGGCCCAGTACCATGGGGCCGTGCCcacaggacacacactg TCGGAGCCTCTTGTCCTGCGTCCCGGGCCCATCTATGCGAAGGATGGAGACACGGCCATTGGGCAACGCATCATCTATAGTTTGTTGAGTG GAAACCAGGATGCCACATTCACCATTGATGCAGCCTCAGGCAACCTCACCATGGCCAAGAGCGTGCCGCACCCCATGACCTTCCTCCTGGTGGTGAAG GGCGAGCAGGAGGACCTTGCCCGGTACTCTGTGACCCAGGTCACTGTGGAGGCCCGTGCAGCCACAGGCAGCCCGCCCTACTTTGCCCAGACGCTGTACCGTGGCATCGTGGCACCTGGCTCCACAGCGGGCGTGGCCGTCCAGGATGCCACTGCTCCGCCGGAGCCTCTGAGGCTCCATGCCCAGGACGATGACTTCCCG GACTTGAACTCAGCCATCACGTACCGGGTCACCAACTGCTCTGAGTTCCGGATGGACGGCGAGGCCCTGCTGACCGCCAGCAGCGAGCTGCCCCAGGACCACATCTTCTACTGCGAG GTGGAGGCCAAAAACACGGTGACAGAAAGCACGGCCACCACCGTGGTCGAGATCCACGTCTTGGTGCAGAATCCACTGCCCACAG AACCTTCTGGCTACTCTGCAAGGGACATGGCTGCGCTGGGCGGCACGTTGGGCGGCCTGCTGTTGCTGGCCCTCGTCGGCTTGGTCTTCCTGTCCCTCAAGCTCTATGGCCACCAGCTCAAGTGCTGCGCCCGCAAAGTGCTG GAGCCTGTTCCCCGAGGCTTAGACAACCAGGCCTTCCAGTCGGACCCCTATGACGACGACAACGCCAGCGTGTCCTCCACCCCCAACGCCGAGCCTGCGCCCCCGTCCCCGCCTGTAGCAGACCCCGACCCCGCGCCGCCCAGCCCTGCGCCCTCCGACAGCGCCCCCGGGTCACCAGCGGCCCCTGTGCGCACGCAGGGCAGCCCCGAGGCAGTGAGGTCGATCTTGACCAAGGAGCGGCGGCCCGAGAGCGGCTACAAGGCCGTGTGGTTCGGGGAGGACATCGGTGCTGAGGCCGACGTCGTGGTGCTCAACACACCCGGCATGGATGGCGCAGACGCGGAAGCTGACGACGACGACGACCCCGAAAACACCTAC tgCATAAATGTGCAGGCCCGGGGCTCCCGCGAGCTGTTTGTCCGGGAGACTCCGGCGGCCAG GGTCCGGCCTGCCACTACCGTGCAGACCTGA
- the LOC131480143 gene encoding secretin-like, translating into MLLLLLAGCTARPAPPAGSRGVPPPRAPRHSDGTLTSELSRLRDRARLQRLLQGLLGKRSQQDPTDDPASWPRPWTGRLCPMWPLHPPASPEGPGRPLHPALPRPGQRCGVQASEPVNEKTQATRSQE; encoded by the exons atgctgctgctgttactggcGGGCTGCACCGcgcgccccgcgccccccgcCGGCTCCAGGGGCGTCCCCCCGCCCAGGGCCCCGCGACATTCGGACGGGACCCTGACGAGCGAGCTGAGCCGCCTGCGGGACCGCGCGCGGCTGCAGCGGCTGCTGCAGGGCTTGCTGGGCAAGCGCAG CCAGCAGGACCCCACGGACGACCCCGcttcctggcccaggccctggacGGGCCGGCTCTGTCCGATGTGGCCGCTCCACCCGCCTGCGAGCCCG GAGGGCCCCGGGCGTCCCCTGCACCCCGCCCTGCCGCGCCCTGGGCAGAGGTGTGGGGTCCAAGCTTCAGAGCCAGTGAATGAAAAGACCCAAGCCACGCGGTCCCAGGAATGA
- the LOC105942643 gene encoding D(4) dopamine receptor-like yields the protein MGNRSAADAGGLAAGRAPGLGPGGAAALAGGVLLIGTVLAGNSLVCASVAVERALQTPTNYFIVSLAAADLLLALLVLPLFVYSEVQGGAWLLSPRLCDVLMAMDVMLCTASIFNLCAISVDRFVAVALPLHYNSQGGARRPLVLIGATWLLSAAVAAPVLCGLNDVRGRDPAVCRLEDSDYVVYSSVCSFFLPCPLMLLLYWATFRGLRRWEEARRAKLHGRTPRRPSGPGLLAPGSSLPEGPCCPYCAPPDAGVAAPAPEPPPPPQARGRRRAKIPGRERKAMRVLPVVVGAFLVCWTPFFVVHITRALCPACPVPPRLVSAVTWLGYVNSALNPLIYTVFNAEFRGVFRRALRPCC from the exons ATGGGCAACCGCAGCGCGGCGGACGCGGGCGGGCTGGCGGCGGGACGTGCGCCCGGGCTGGGGCCTGGGGGCGCGGCGGCGCTGGCGGGGGGCGTGCTGCTCATCGGCACCGTGCTGGCGGGGAACTCGCTGGTGTGCGCCAGTGTGGCGGTCGAGCGCGCCTTGCAGACGCCCACCAACTACTTCATCGTGAGCCTGGCGGCCGCCGACCTGCTGCTCGCCCTGCTGGTACTGCCACTCTTCGTGTATTCGGAG GTGCAGGGCGGCGCGTGGCTGTTGAGCCCCCGGTTGTGCGACGTACTCATGGCCATGGACGTCATGCTGTGCACCGCCTCCATCTTCAACCTATGTGCCATCAGCGTGGACAG GTTTGTGGCCGTAGCCCTGCCGCTGCATTATAACAGCCAGGGCGGAGCCCGGCGCCCGCTGGTGCTCATCGGCGCCACGTGGCTGCTGTCGGCCGCTGTGGCCGCGCCGGTGCTGTGCGGCCTCAACGACGTGCGCGGTCGCGACCCTGCCGTGTGCCGTCTGGAGGACAGCGACTACGTGGTCTATTCGTCCGTGTGCTCCTTCTTCCTGCCCTGCCCGCTCATGCTGCTGCTCTACTGGGCCACGTTCCGGGGCCTGCGTCGCTGGGAGGAGGCCCGGCGCGCCAAGCTGCACGGCCGCACGCCCCGCCGGCCCAGCGGCCCCGGACTGCTCGCGCCCGGGTCCAGCCTCCCCgagggcccctgctgcccctacTGCGCGCCCCCGGACGCCGGCGTCGCGGCCCCAGCCCCCgagccgccgcccccgccgcagGCGCGCGGGAGGAGGCGCGCCAAGATCCCGGGCCGCGAGCGCAAAGCCATGAGAGTCCTGCCGGTggtggtcg GGGCCTTCCTGGTGTGTTGGACGCCCTTCTTCGTGGTGCACATCACGCGAGCGCTGTGTCCCGCCTGCCCCGTGCCCCCGCGGCTCGTCAGTGCCGTCACCTGGCTGGGCTACGTCAACAGCGCCCTCAACCCACTCATCTACACCGTCTTCAACGCTGAGTTTCGGGGCGTCTTTCGCAGGGCGCTGCGCCCCTGCTGCTGA